The genomic interval CcgctcctcgtctgtctcccatgtctcctcgccctAAGAGGCCTTCGTCAAACCGATTCGATGGGTAGTACACTGCTCTCTCGCCCATGTCACTTCCTCGGCTTCGACTGCGACTGCGGCTGCTCATGGCCGTTTCTCCGCCTCGCGAGTATCTGTTTCGTCCCCGTTTGTCTCGGCCCCGTCCGCGATCCCCGTCACCGTCGGGTCCGCCGCCGCCTGGGTAGTGGGGTagatcgaggagagaagagcctggtcctctgtctctctctcttcctctgtccctggagtttcttctctctcgtccatGGAGACTCGTAGCATCCTCCGCCTCGCCGTTCATGTAGCCGCCCACCGCTCTTCCTAGTCGGCCCTCCAGTGGGTAAACTCTGCCTCGAGCCCCCCCGCGGCGgccgtcgtctgcgtctcctaAATGAGGCCTGCCTGTTCCGCGTTCTTCATTGCTACCGTCGCGATGTGACGAACGCGGACCCTCAGTACTCCGCTCGTGcgagcgtcttcttcttccgtctggAACCCCGTCGGCGGGACCCGCACCAGCgccctgcctctctcgaTCTCGATCGTCGGCCTGTCCCGGAGAAGGCATGCTGGGGTCTCCAAGCTTGCTTCCAGGCTCCCGCAAGGGCCgggctgcatgcgtgccCGACGCAGACGGACCGTCTGCCTTCGAAAACAACTCTGCCTTCAGTCGTTCCTTTGCGAGGTCCAGGATCATGGAATCGAGCAGACTTGGGTCTCCGCGAAGCAGGTCCATAAGCGGGTCGGAAGAAGACCCGTCTGCCTTCCGTCCTGTCGTGTGGGGCTGCACCCCGCTGTTCGtcccttcctcgtcttgtcCGCGACCGAAGCCACCGCTGCCAACGGAGGCCGCCGCCCTCTCGCGCAGCCGCTCGCGGATGAGGCCGAGCAACGagtcttctttgtctttgtcGCCTCGTCTCTCATCCTTCCGGTGCCTGCGCCCGCGATCGCCCgagtttcttcgtcgctttccgTGGCCGGACTCCTCGGTTCGGTCGCCATCCTCCTGATCGctctcgctgctgctgccgTCCTCGTTGCCAAGCCCTCggtcctttctccttctctgtctccctcgccccaGGTGACCCTCCGGCCCTGCTTCCCCGGGGGGCGCGTGACCTGCGCCCGAGAGGTTCCCTTGAAAGGCGAGGCCCCTACCCCCGCGCCCGCGCCCCCCGCGGTTCCCAGGGCCCAGCGTCGCCACGCCAGGCCCCTCCAACAGCATGCCTCCacctttcgcgtctttcctcAAATGCCCCGAAGCCGCCAttccctctgcatgcggccaCACGCCTCcaaagtggagagacgcacCTGCACCATGTGGACCCACTGCCCCGCCAGGAGCCAACACACCCGGCCCTGCGTTCGCAGGCATGTTGTACGGAGACCCGGGGGGCGGAGGGAGCGGGTGCCGCGAAGGTGGAAAAGGCGCGTTTCCAGAGAAGCCCTCGCCCTGCTGGCTTCCCTGAAGCCCTGCATTTGCGCCTGGGCGCTTCGAACCCTGGGGCGCAGACCCACCGCCCCACGGGCAGCCTGGGGGCGGCGGAATGGACCCAGGCCCGTTGGGGCCACCCGCCGACGGGCCAGGCGGCCCCGGGGGCCCGTCCATCGACCTGAGGCCTTGGAACTGCTGGCCTCTGCAGGCCACGGGTCCCCCTCCGCCAGACgccggcgaaggcggcgggaCGCCCCCTTGGCTCATTCCCCCAGTGTGGCGCTGCCCCGTGGAGGGATTGAGGTGGCGCGGGTCTCCAGAGGGCCCTGCGGGTGCGAAGGCGGCGCTGCCGCTTCCCGCTGCAGTGGCCGCCTGCCCTCGACGCGAGGATCCGGTGCGGAAGCGAGACGAGGCCGACGGACTGCGAGAGCGAGCGTGACGGTTTCTGCGGTTCGCCACCGCTGCTTGGGCTCCAGAGCCGTCGCCTCccgtcgacgcatgcgacgCATTCGGGtcgagtggagagaaatcCACGTTCAGGTAAATTTCCCGCCtggaaacaaacgaaaaagagagagagagtacGCACTCGTGGAAACGCTGAGACACCTGAGAGTTCAGAAAAGCCGCTGCGGCAGATTGTTGGATAGACGGCCCCGAGCAACAGTGGAGACAAAAATTCAGACTCTTGGCAAGGGTTTACGAGACGAAACACCCTGACTGCTCGAGCACGGACTAGCACGAAAGGAAACACCGAAGAAGCGGGAAGGAGTCGCCAGCCATAGAATGCATCCTGCCCATGAGAGAACTGATCTCTTTATGTCAACTTCTCCGCTCCTTgcctcctttgtttcgtTCCCTCGCCACTTTGGTGTCCTTGGTTCGCTCTCATTCGATCTGCGACGCGTCTTGTGGCCCCCTCACCCCGCCTGTGTGGGCTCCCTCTCCCGACTGTCTCCCTCAGCCCTTCCTCGCCCTTCTGTCCCCTTCGCGTGCCTCACCCCACAAGGAGACCGTAAAGGTGGTTGCGGGCTTTGACTGCGTCCCGCGTTCTTCGATAGTGGACAAAGCCACACGTCTTCTCCGCCAGCAGGCGGAAACGGACGACTTCCCCAAAGTGCTCGAACAGGCTCCTCAGGCGATCTTGTTCAGGCTTCTTGCACATGAACTCTGCAGAAtagagagacaacgaagcgATGAAGCTGTGAGACGCCCTGCGCAGGGAGGCGCGGAGAGCCAAGAAATGGGTCATAAGACCTTCCCGGAAAGAGGGCCAGGACGAAAAACTCGAAAACGGTGTCAAACAGGCTTGTGTGGGATTTCCAACACAAGGAGACAGTCGCGGAAATGCACAGGAGCCAATGAATCTACGCAAACACGTAACGTCCTGTACGTACAGACGGTCAGGGTTACACTGTCTGCCCTGGTTGTGTTCGACTCTTTTTGTGGACCTTTGCAGCAAACGAGCAACTACGGCTACACCGCTTCGTCGACGTCCCCGGACGCTAACGCGTTTTGCTATCACaacaaggaacctacctcGGACATTGCCTAGCCAGAGAACGCTGTTCGGTTTGCGTGGGCCAGCCGGTTCGATCTCGATCCCGATCTCATTCActtccagtttcttctgtgcagccatGCATGCCTTCTTTGTCCTGTACGTGATGTGAGCGACGACTTCAGGTCCTGCCGCCGCGGGGCCGGTAGCTTCCTTgacttctgtctccagctgaagcttctcgtctttttcttcctttaCGGCTGCCACCAAGGCATCCGCAGTcccgtcgccttcgtccttTATTTCCTTCTTGActtcgtccgtctctctcttctcgacgcCCGTCTCCATCTCCGTTTCCAAACCGGTGGGGAGAgactcgtcttcttcccccgcGGATCCTGCTGTGTCTGCAGCGCCCCCGCTCAACGTAGCAAGGTCACCTTCCTGGGGTTCACTCCCGTCGCCTGCAACCTCGGGCTCACTGCTGTCCCGATCCAGACTCGCGTCTCCACCCTGGAACTTGTCTTCGGCAActttctgtcctttctcctctccgtccttGTCCTCGCCGTCCCTCTCGTggctctcctcgtctccaaGGTGTTCCGCGTGCTCTTCTTCCGGCTTCTCCAGAtcctcttcctgctccctgtcttcgtcttcctgctctccgtcctcgtcgtcctgCTCTCTGTCATCatcttcctgctctctgccctcgtcgccttcctcaccGTCTTGACCCTCGCCGGAATGCAtgtcagcttcttcctctggcACCCCGCTCTCCTCGGCCGCTTCAGAGTGCGGCGTGGtggcgccttcgtcttccacgcctcctcgctcttcactCTCACCCTCGCCCTTCTCGTGTTCGCCCTCCAGGCGAAGGTCTCCGTCCCTGTCGCCCCCGTCCGAGGCTTCCCGGCTCTGGGCGCAGAGCGCCGAGGCtcgactctcttcttcgttctccgtAGCTCTGGGTAGGGGAGGGATGAACTCCAAATCAAAGTCGGACTCGCCCGTGGTCGTCTGAAGCCAGGCCGTCATCGCCTCCATGCTCAACAGTGACTGCGGAATGTTGCTCAGCAACAAATACCTGATGAAAGGCACGACCCATAAAAACGGAAGAATGCCTAGGTTTCACTACTGTACCATTTTCTGCTAGAAATACCGTTCCGGTGAGATTTGCATACATGGCGGCCACCAGAGACCAAAGCGCCTACACAAACCGGAGAATGAGGTCGTTCTCCCCATGTTCAAAACAGGCAGGCATGTGCCTGAAAGGGCCGgcaacgcgagaagagaggaaaacgagaggtGACATGCGAAAGGGAAAGTAAAAGACAAACTCACAACCGAAAGGGTCCTACTGTTCGAGAGACTCACCCCAACCCACACAACAGCAGAGCACGTCGTTCCTGCATATAATGCGACACAGCCGATGGCCCCGACAAACCACGGTCGAGTCTGTTAGATAAAAAGCTTTCCTTTTAATTTTGTGGCATtgcccttcctcttcgcgaCCGCCTACATTTCGTCTTAATGGGAACAGGAACCATAAACTTGTTGATGAAAGCGGCTTGTCGCGTGTGTGAGCCAAAAAAGACTCCACGTCAGGCGACAAGCGCCCCGGAATCGAGCAGCGGCGGAAAGCTTACCGATTCGTATAGCCGAATTTCTTCCAGAGCTCTCTGTAGTCATTCATTTGCTCCTCAATcgtcatcttctctctccaaaaagagacagggcgCTCGAGCCTCTGCTCTGCCGTCAGTCGCTCTCGAGAGCCAGCCACGCCGCCGACTCCCACCTTGCCAGTGGCGCCCGCGGCAAAGCGTCGCCCTCCgacctttcctgtctctctcgccgcctcgcccttcgtctcctcgccagcGTGCTCGCCCGTTGGCGGGCCTTCCTCTCGGGGTGTCAACCGCACTTTGGCGTCTCCTGTGCCCTGGCCTGCACCAACAGCGTCGACCTCTCGGCCTTGTACGCCTGCGGCATCTGGCCGCGGACGCAAGACAGCCTTTCCGCCTCCTGGCCTCCCATCTGCGACTCCGCCAGGCCCGGGCTGCTGGGGGGGCGGCGGCGGAGGACAGCAAGGCCCACTCTGGCCCCCGCGGCCCATCATGGGAGCCGGAGGCGGGGGAGGCGGTGGCGGCCCGCCCAGTCCCATTGGCCCGCCGAAGCCCGCGCGAGGCAGCCCCAAGGGCCCACCGACGATGGGCGGCGGCAAAGGCCCGCCCATCGGCGGCCCCACAGGCCCCTGCGCCCCGCCGGGGCGCGGCGGGAAGGGCGGGGGAGGCCCTAGGGGCGAGCGAACGCCGGGACCGGCAGGCAGGCCCGCCACGCCCACGGGTGGAGGCCCGCCACCTGCCCCCGAGCCGGGGCCCATGCAGCCGGCGACCGCCCCTCCCACGCCGGGGCCTTGAGCTCCAGTTCCCGGGCCAGAGGCTCCTGGGGCCGGCGGGGACTGGCGCCCGCGGAGGTTCTGGACGTTTCCGGCGTTCGCGCCCGCGGCGCCTTTACCGagctgtctctttccagaCGCGCCGTCGGGACTCAACAGGTTGTTGTCTCTGCGGTTCTGCGCATTTCGAGAAGTGTCTCGAGCGAAGAGCACCTGAACCATGCACTTGCCGAAGACCTTTCCGTCGAAACTCTTTCTGACCGCAGCCGCGTCGTCCGCGCGTCTGAAGCGCACAAGCCAGCTAGCCCTTCGCCGGGAGGAGTCGCTCCCTTGGCCGGCGTCTGGTTGGCCACTCGCGAAGCGCGAGCTGACGAcctcctcgacttctccgaCGCGACTCAGTGCTTCCTGAAGAGCAATGTGGGTAAGGTTGGGGGGGAGAttgaggaactcgagagtCCGAGACCGAAACGAGGGGTTCTGCGGGGTCACCCGACAGAAGGGgacttcgtcttcgctgatctcgccttcttcgtcgctgtcggGCTCACAGAGATTGGCGATCTCGGCGAGCGCCGCCGAGACGCGCTCAGCAGAGACCACCGACCGCGGCGAGCTGGCCGACGAACGAGCGCGTCTCTTAGAGCCTCGCAGAAACCCACCGTCTCTGCCCTCGCCCGTGTCTGGGAGCGTCGACGAGGCCTCCTCCTGGGAGTGTGGCGGGGGCTCCGCGTCCCCGGAAGTGGACTCGGGGTCACCGTCGCCTCCGTCGAGCCCTGCGTCTTCCTGCGCGCCCtccagctcttcttcgcctcccgaCAAAGGTTGCGCGTCAAGAGAAAGCTCGCCTTCGTCCCGCGGCTCTTCGTTGCTGAAATCgagtttctcctcgtcttccggGTCGGCAAAGTCCGCGTCACCACCTTCGTCGAGCACCTCTCCCTGATCTTGGCCCGGCGATAGCCGGCCCTCGTGAAGGCCTGTGCCGTACTcaacttctctttcttcttcctctctgtcctccccGCCTTCACTCTCAAGcaccgacgcatgcaccacAGCGCTCTCGAACTTGAGTTCTCCCGCTCCGCCGCACGGAGTCTCCCGTCCCTCCGGcggcgcctcttcttcctccatgTTTTTTACTGGGCTCTGGACGAGAAGCCTGTCAAGGCAAGAGGATGagaggaacaagaggaaacgcCATGCCAGcgcgcgcgaagaaaaagaagagtgGAACAGAGGGGCCCCACCGTTTCACTCGAAACGGCTCAGATTGTgaaaaggaacgagagacacaTTCGCAGAAACAACGATATGCACGCGTCGACCTCTATGGTCAGACGCCAAGGCAGAAGTCTTTCGAGTCACGCAGAGTGGTGCCAGACAAATACTAGCTATCTTGAAACATCCAAGGCACACACGAGTCGTCACGCAAGGTGAAGTCCGCAaaaaagaggggagacgacGTAAGAACAGAAAGGCAACGGTAGACAACCTCAAGCGCCAACTGTACGGAgatacacacacgcacacacttTTCGGCCAGACAGACGCCACGAAAAGGCTcctcagagaaaaaaacctGACAGAACTGCACTCtactggagaaagaagagccaGTAGGGTGGCGTGAAGGAGCGCAACAGCGAGCGAAGCGTTACAAAGAGAGCATGACACAGTTCGCACAGACGCGGAGTCAGAAGCCGGAAATGGGGAAGAAAAGCGTTCCTCGGCGGCCTCGCTTCTCGACAAGGGGCGCCAGCGAAGAAAGCCGGTACACgctgaaaacgaagagaaaacgaattcTCGGGTGGTCCTTTACGCCCAACGGGAAGGAGAGCACACAGTTCTGTGAAGGGTGCATGCAACTCTGAGCAGACGTCTCCAAAAGACTGCAAACTTTCTCACAAAAGTGCTCTACAACAGAGGTACCGCGCTCGCGTAGAATGAGAAAAGGTAGGCGCATCCGAGTAAAGACTTGAGTAACTACTTATACCCGAGGTTAAATACGAACAGTGACGCCGAGAAGACAAGCGTTTCAGCTACGAGTGACCAACAGTGGagcgctgcttctgcttcggGGATGACCACGTCAGCAGAAGCGCCGAGACACGCGAAGGTGAGACTCAAGAAGAGACAATCGCCCTGCGACGGGGCGTTGGGCAGTCCTCCCCGCGGGAGCGCGATCTGAAAATAGTTCtggtctctcgtctctccactgGTCTACACAGGGTTCGAAGAGAGCCGGTCTCGCAAGAAAAGGGCCGGAACGACGGACTCAATAAACTGAatctgaagagaaaagcgcTAAGCAGGAAAGGGCTACGTGGACGACACTGTGGTGTGCTTGAATCATCGCGCAGCGACAGGAACTCGATTGAAAAGAGTATGCGAGAacctctcctcgcttcggTTGCTtctgagagagacggaaaactCAAGGATTCAGAAGACACACCTGGACCAAAAATGCACGGAAACGGGGGCAACTACATCCCGACCGAAGTGGGGAACGGATGTCCGGCGCTTGTTTCTCGCGGAACGAGACACGCATACCTGTGAGAGTGTTTCGAAAAGGACTCTCTTCGTGTTTATCCACGTTTTTTTGACTTCAGCGACTGAAAAAAACTTTGAAGACGGGTGACTGGGAAGGGAGACGGAGCAaggaacgcagaggagacatgGGCCACAGCGCGAAGAAATCCGAGCTGTGACGCCTCGAACTGAAGCCGTTCCACCGAAGGCAAAGGCGTCTGCGCCCTCTCTCCATGAGCGTCTCGTCTCGGTGGCACTGTGAGCAGCGAGTTGAGGGAAGCAGTCAGGAGAGCGGAGGCCACACACGCAGGCGAGAAAGCTTTGATCTTACccgtgaagaagagaccgatCGGCCGCATGCAACGGACCGCCGCAGAGCTGGTCTCTCTGCCGAACTTGGAAACCCACGGCCTTTCCGGGAACGCGTGTGgtcgaagaggcagacggggagagacgacgaaaaaGGGCGGGGAGAATTCAAAATTTGACAGCGAGTCACGTGAAGACTAAAAAAGTGTGGCCTGAGGGGAAACCGTGGCAGAGGCAACGCGGTAAAAGTGCACTGCGTGCGGACATGCCTTGCCTTGGAATCAGAAAAACTGCACGCAACTGGAGTTGCTAAGGCGCCACTGGGAAAAAGGACAAGGTTGCAACGGGCCCtgcacgagaaaaaacaccgCAGGCAGGAATGAATGCCACCACCGGAAAGCGACTGAAAGACGTGCATGTACGGCAGAGCTTGACAACGAGGTACGCGCTATTGGATGACCGTTTcggggagagaacgaaaagggAAATGCACGAAAAAAAGTCCCAGATAGAAAGAACCACGCAGAGGCGCCGACGGAAGTTGGCAAGTTCCCAGCACCGGGTGACGGTGTTTTTCCAGCAAGGAAAGAAATAGAAACTAGAGAGTGTGGTGGAGCCGGCAAAACAGAACAGGTAGAGTTTGTCCGCTACTTGGGAcggaaagtggaagaaatggacgtaaaagagaaaaacaggagcACGAGCAACTCccacgaaaaagaaacggagagacaccgTGTGCCAGAGAATCCGACGGAGGGGGCTACTTCAGAGTTGCGCGTGGACTTGtgctggagaagacggagtgaatgaacagagaaaagggtTGAGAACGCGAGCAAAGCTCTTGCTGTGGCTAAACCCACGGTTTCTCCATCAGAGTTCTTCCCATCCTGCATTCGTTCCGATTCTCACATACAAGCACTTAAAAGAAGTGGAGGCGACGGCTTATagacagagggaaggacGCCAGGCCACCCGCCTCGACGGCTTACTTCCACGAGCGGCTCTTTTCTGGACCACTACGCACCGATGAACAGAAGCACTTACTTTGATTGCCTTTCTGTGCCTGTGGCAAACAATGCGCTTTGAACATTTTACATCACACCACTGGGACGTCTTGGCAGGAAGAGCTCTAGACTTTGACAAGGCAatcctcctctctctcgcggtgGTTCCGTTCCGTTCTTACCCCCCACTCCGTCTCGTATAGCACGCCAGCAGGGTGCCCTTGGGAGTGTCAGcgggagaagctgcagaaatACCGCGACCTTTTCTGCTCGGAGACATACATCTAAATTACCTGTCCAGATCTGAATCGTGTATGCTTTGCGGTTTGCGAAGGCATCTTAACCGAGAAAATATGCTTAACGTGTGGCAGAAACCGTCCAGTCTCTTGCAGGGTTCAGTTGGCCACGCGTAATCAGTCACTTTCAGGCAGGAGAGTCACTCAGGTGTTTAGGCGTGCGCATAGAACaatttgtttttctgttttctctttcaatCACTAGTTTCACTCTTCCGGAAGCAATTGTCCACACGCCGTGAGTATTTTTAGCTGGGCGCTCAGACGTCACCTCGGAAGCGTCGTCAGTGTCGGAGGAATCTTCGTTCACAGCTTCGGTGGTGCACGGGATTTGTGGATGCCTTCAGTTGTGAATAGAAGttcagaaaaagacagtTACCGCGCTAGTTAtaatgaagaagaggaaacttttcatctttccccGAATGCCCAGTCCAGGTGGCTGTAGCAAGCCAGGGACCGGCTGCGTACGTCACGCTTGCAGTCCTGTGTGCCGACGCTAAGTCAGTCCAGGGTCTGACTGGAACATCAGCGATGGTGCTGGATGCACATTAAAGCTTGCTGAAAGGAATATTGCGGGAGCCAAGGTAGCTAGTGTGGTCTAGCACAGGCAGGTTCGGGCTGGTGAAGACCTTGAGTCTTTCGGTCGTATCCGGCCCCGAACAAAAAAGCGAAAGTGGACAGCTGCAGAAATGCCAAAATACGTGGGTTTGTCACGTGCCCCTTGTGGACTTAGAACAAGAACGAAACAAGCTTTTCCCTTTTACGGCCGCGATGATACTTAGGGTGTAGTCCGCGCTCTAGAAACCGCCGGTTCCGGTACATTCTTGTATCTTTCTTTCGAACAAATACCTTGCGTGCGTGGCCGACATGCATCAGCGAAGAAATGCGAAGCGCGGACtgcaaagaaggaaactcCTCCTTTTCGGATTGTGTGCCCCGCTTCATCTCTTTAGAATGGGGAGACCAACAACCACAGCATTTGTATACTTGAACGTACGAAATCCGATTCACTTCCCCAACGCAACCTTACCCCATGCTCCATGAGCATGCTTGTGATTATTGCAGTGATTCCCGTCGATGGGCATCTTTTGAACATGGTGAACACCTGTTAGGGACAGCCATTTTTCGCATCACTTTTTCCGTCCCGTCAATATGGTTCGAATTCTATTACTCTGTGCTGAACCTCCGGAGAACAAGCCTCCCGGTAGACGTTCTTGTCTGGTGCAAGCAAGTCTTTCTAGCATAGTCTTTCTCCCGACCACCGAGTTTTGTCAGTGTCGTTCCCATGTTCATTTCGTCCAGAATCTGCCCTTTGAGACAGGGTTGTGATAAAGGCATGTGGTGCTAGAAGGAGGGTGAGAGCTGCAGCTGTCAGACTTTCTTTGGTTATCTGAAGGCATCCCCTTTCACGAGAGCGGCTTCACTTGTTTTGTTGATTAAGTGACGCAACCCTTCTCTGACCGGGGACCCACGGTGCAAGAGATCGTGGGTGTCGCCCGGGAAGCGATTTTTTGCTTCTTGATTTTTTTACAAGACTTATCCAAGACAGAAATGTTA from Toxoplasma gondii ME49 chromosome VIIa, whole genome shotgun sequence carries:
- a CDS encoding hypothetical protein (encoded by transcript TGME49_206670), with translation MEEEEAPPEGRETPCGGAGELKFESAVVHASVLESEGGEDREEEEREVEYGTGLHEGRLSPGQDQGEVLDEGGDADFADPEDEEKLDFSNEEPRDEGELSLDAQPLSGGEEELEGAQEDAGLDGGDGDPESTSGDAEPPPHSQEEASSTLPDTGEGRDGGFLRGSKRRARSSASSPRSVVSAERVSAALAEIANLCEPDSDEEGEISEDEVPFCRVTPQNPSFRSRTLEFLNLPPNLTHIALQEALSRVGEVEEVVSSRFASGQPDAGQGSDSSRRRASWLVRFRRADDAAAVRKSFDGKVFGKCMVQVLFARDTSRNAQNRRDNNLLSPDGASGKRQLGKGAAGANAGNVQNLRGRQSPPAPGASGPGTGAQGPGVGGAVAGCMGPGSGAGGGPPPVGVAGLPAGPGVRSPLGPPPPFPPRPGGAQGPVGPPMGGPLPPPIVGGPLGLPRAGFGGPMGLGGPPPPPPPPAPMMGRGGQSGPCCPPPPPPQQPGPGGVADGRPGGGKAVLRPRPDAAGVQGREVDAVGAGQGTGDAKVRLTPREEGPPTGEHAGEETKGEAARETGKVGGRRFAAGATGKVGVGGVAGSRERLTAEQRLERPVSFWREKMTIEEQMNDYRELWKKFGYTNRYLLLSNIPQSLLSMEAMTAWLQTTTGESDFDLEFIPPLPRATENEEESRASALCAQSREASDGGDRDGDLRLEGEHEKGEGESEERGGVEDEGATTPHSEAAEESGVPEEEADMHSGEGQDGEEGDEGREQEDDDREQDDEDGEQEDEDREQEEDLEKPEEEHAEHLGDEESHERDGEDKDGEEKGQKVAEDKFQGGDASLDRDSSEPEVAGDGSEPQEGDLATLSGGAADTAGSAGEEDESLPTGLETEMETGVEKRETDEVKKEIKDEGDGTADALVAAVKEEKDEKLQLETEVKEATGPAAAGPEVVAHITYRTKKACMAAQKKLEVNEIGIEIEPAGPRKPNSVLWLGNVREFMCKKPEQDRLRSLFEHFGEVVRFRLLAEKTCGFVHYRRTRDAVKARNHLYGLLVGREIYLNVDFSPLDPNASHASTGGDGSGAQAAVANRRNRHARSRSPSASSRFRTGSSRRGQAATAAGSGSAAFAPAGPSGDPRHLNPSTGQRHTGGMSQGGVPPPSPASGGGGPVACRGQQFQGLRSMDGPPGPPGPSAGGPNGPGSIPPPPGCPWGGGSAPQGSKRPGANAGLQGSQQGEGFSGNAPFPPSRHPLPPPPGSPYNMPANAGPGVLAPGGAVGPHGAGASLHFGGVWPHAEGMAASGHLRKDAKGGGMLLEGPGVATLGPGNRGGRGRGGRGLAFQGNLSGAGHAPPGEAGPEGHLGRGRQRRRKDRGLGNEDGSSSESDQEDGDRTEESGHGKRRRNSGDRGRRHRKDERRGDKDKEDSLLGLIRERLRERAAASVGSGGFGRGQDEEGTNSGVQPHTTGRKADGSSSDPLMDLLRGDPSLLDSMILDLAKERLKAELFSKADGPSASGTHAARPLREPGSKLGDPSMPSPGQADDRDRERQGAGAGPADGVPDGRRRRSHERSTEGPRSSHRDGSNEERGTGRPHLGDADDGRRGGARGRVYPLEGRLGRAVGGYMNGEAEDATSLHGRERRNSRDRGRERDRGPGSSLLDLPHYPGGGGPDGDGDRGRGRDKRGRNRYSRGGETAMSSRSRSRSRGSDMGERAVYYPSNRFDEGLLGRGDMGDRRGAGAFDSRGVGADSVYHHHSMQGRRMGPGGDAGYGMMGSMPDMPRMRGGVLGAPRGAHAMGSERDRSPFGPNKRQRRYYDEYGYRGSDRNPRGPSPDPMVGRGRRSPPFSAYPGRSYGLDEHRLGDKVQLMDEEEREGGKGLIRAASGLQGSFESDSHSPPQASGGRRRSMNRQRGESRRSCSRGSLDEDESERPTAGKMGTNRGEAGGEDEESGQLLMVCRVLKQGQRLCNMSAKFVRGDPSIRPPGVLDVNQRANLDRLQTHLRRGRQGGSAPHSSGEGSLRYSIWQLGADTRQDSRQYDELCDYFINKERVGLLESPSQAIYMVPPNPKYIKPLDLPDANFMYAYVIAK